Proteins from a genomic interval of Papaver somniferum cultivar HN1 chromosome 4, ASM357369v1, whole genome shotgun sequence:
- the LOC113272942 gene encoding glutathione S-transferase T3-like produces the protein MDPASEQNRFESENAAAEDYSATATSFTPSPYISHQNQFINPTQFQFPSHFPHNIHGNLGPGYGFQSMMSAAVSSTQPQIFPPPQTQTPVYPSQAPDFGNQSKKKRKSNPSTTQSANPPRRIWTTEEDTALVKAYLYISVDAIIGREQSGGTMWNRILKVWRENMGTYDEDRNPNALSCRWGIIQAAVNKFHGHYESLNKNPKSGTSIELMKSQALKMYKTLEGTTFRFEHCWEVMRKNPKWCSQQLTKPGSSKKDKPVNVINLDTLKEPITSTEGSEDNKSEGVPRPDEGRKLSKENAKKAHEQKGVIGFLTSYQSTIEKQNVFSQKELELKIEKERKEFELMKEDLALKKKAYELKEEARKKKEMIEERIEEERILNKDLDKMQPVLRKAYKIIQARILKKWKEDGTLGNDSESSDDSI, from the exons ATGGATCCTGCAAGTGAACAGAACAGGTTTGAATCTGAAAATGCCGCGGCTGAGGACTATAGTGCTACTGCTACTTCGTTTACTCCTAGTCCCTATATCTCCCACCAAAATCAATTCATCAATCCAACCCAATTTCAGTTTCCGTCCCATTTCCCTCACAATATTCATGGTAATTTAGGACCTGGCTATGGGTTCCAAAGTATGATGAGTGCTGCTGTTTCTTCGACACAACCACAAATCTTTCCTCCTCCGCAAACACAGACTCCTGTTTACCCTTCACAAGCACCGGACTTTGGCAATCAGTCCAAAAAGAAACGAAAAAGTAATCCTTCAACAACTCAATCAGCCAATCCTCCTCGGCGGATTTGGACAACTGAAGAAGACACTGCACTAGTGAAGGCATATCTGTACATTAGTGTTGATGCAATAATAGGAAGGGAGCAGTCAGGTGGCACAATGTGGAATCGGATCTTGAAAGTTTGGAGAGAAAATATGGGAACTTATGATGAGGACCGCAATCCTAATGCTCTATCGTGCCGATGGGGTATCATACAAGCTGCAGTTAACAAGTTTCACGGACATTATGAATCACTCAACAAAAATCCGAAAAGCGGAACTTCAATCGAACTTATG AAAAGTCAAGCTTTAAAAATGTACAAAACGTTGGAGGGAACCACATTCAGGTTTGAGCATTGTTGGGAGGTTATGAGAAAAAATCCGAAATGGTGTTCTCAGCAGCTTACAAAGCCTGGCTCCTCAAAGAAAGATAAACCAGTAAATGTCATCAATCTCGACACTCTAAAGGAACCAATTACATCAACTGAAGGAAGTGAGGACAACAAAAGTGAGGGTGTTCCTCGCCCAGATGAAGGAAGAAAGTTGAGTAAGGAGAATGCTAAGAAAGCCCATGAACAGAAGGGAGTGATTGGATTTTTGACCAGCTATCAGTCCACCATAGAGAAACAAAATGTGTTTAGCCaaaaagagttggagctgaagattgagaaagagagaaaagaatTTGAACTTATGAAAGAGGATTTGGCTCTGAAAAAAAAGGCTTACGAGCTAAAGGAAGAAGCTcgaaagaagaaagagatgataGAAGAACGCATTGAAGAAGAACGCATCCTGAATAAGGACCTTGATAAAATGCAACCAGTTCTGAGAAAAGCTTACAAAATAATCCAGGCTCGTATACTGAAGAAGTGGAAAGAAGATGGGACTTTGGGGAATGATTCTGAGAGCAGCGACGATAGTATTTGA
- the LOC113272943 gene encoding protein ALP1-like has translation MYSDSDGSSSKDEESSSSSDEESSTYQRLLKARREDDMLSSARVTKRLTDTFTTYMPSIVAMSMLKRPHGGSVPGRRQIPRDTMPRHEVIVRDYFSGGNSKYPSEHFRRRFRMHTHLFNRILCGIARYDDFFTPKPDATNKFVIPLQKMGAAVRMLAYGCCVDFLDEYFQMGESTIILSLKKFCEAVIGVFEEKYLRKPNEDDIARLLEEGEERGFPGMLGSLDCMHWHWKNCPTAWHGTHTNGFKRVPTLILEAVASKNLWIWHAFFGMAGTNNDITVLDRSPLFDDLVNEVAPPCQYTVNGNIYDMGYYLSDGIYPPYATLMQTISDGTTRKERFFAKRQEAVRKDVERAFGVLQSRWHIIKGPARMWRVKDLGNIMKTCIILHNMIIENEQEQGIDPERYEPYQKVDNVTVEHDSSLLVAKMISRLRQIRDKEVHNQLKLDLIDHMWDFCGGEEV, from the coding sequence ATGTATTCAGATTCTGATGGGTCATCATCCAAAGATGAAGAATCATCATCATCCAGCGATGAAGAGTCGTCTACCTACCAAAGATTACTCAAAGCACGACGTGAGGATGATATGTTATCATCAGCTAGAGTAACAAAGAGACTGACTGACACATTCACAACTTATATGCCATCTATTGTAGCAATGTCGATGTTGAAGAGACCTCATGGGGGATCTGTTCCAGGAAGACGACAAATTCCTCGTGACACAATGCCTCGTCATGAGGTAATTGTTAGAGACTATTTTAGTGGGGGCAACTCAAAATACCCATCGGAGCATTTTCGTCGTCGCTTTAGGATGCATACTCATCTCTTTAACCGCATCTTATGTGGCATTGCAAGGTATGATGATTTCTTTACACCTAAACCAGATGCAACTAATAAGTTTGTTATCCCTTTACAAAAGATGGGAGCAGCAGTAAGAATGCTTGCATATGGTTGTTGTGTTGATTTTCTTGACGAATATTTTCAAATGGGTGAAAGTACCATCATATTAAGCCTAAAAAAATTCTGTGAGGCTGTTAtcggtgtttttgaagaaaaatatttgaggAAACCTAATGAAGATGATATTGCACGGTTACTCGAAGAAGGGGAAGAGCGGGGATTTCCGGGTATGTTAGGAAGCCTTGACTGTATGCATTGGCATTGGAAAAATTGCCCGACGGCATGGCATGGAACACACACTAATGGTTTTAAACGAGTCCCCACTCTTATCTTAGAGGCAGTCGCATCGAAAAATTTGTGGAtttggcatgcattttttggAATGGCGGGTACAAATAATGATATTACAGTATTAGATCGGTCTCCATTATTTGACGATCTTGTAAATGAAGTTGCTCCACCATGTCAATACACGGTAAATGGCAATATTTATGATATGGGATATTACTTGTCAGATGGAATTTATCCTCCTTATGCTACACTAATGCAAACTATTTCTGATGGAACCACTCGTAAGGAAAGATTCTTTGCTAAACGTCAAGAAGCCGTGCGAAAAGATGTCGAAAGAGCGTTTGGAGTGTTGCAATCAAGGTGGCACATTATCAAAGGACCAGCGCGTATGTGGCGAGTTAAAGACCTTGGAAACATCATGAAGACTTGCATAATTTTACATAATATGATCATTGAGAATGAGCAGGAACAAGGAATTGACCCAGAACGTTATGAGCCGTACCAAAAGGTTGACAATGTTACGGTGGAGCATGACTCTTCACTACTTGTCGCCAAAATGATTAGTCGTTTAAGACAAATTCGAGATAAGGAGGTTCACAATCAATTAAAACTTGATCTCATTGATCATATGTGGGACTTTTGTGGGGGCGAAGAAGTTTAG
- the LOC113274148 gene encoding two-component response regulator ORR24-like, which produces MEDDAPAGLRAMVVDDNTACLFITSIMLQKFNYEVTGVRGGREALKLLKEKPRHFDLVISDLHMPEMNGIQLLRRIKRKYATVPVLLMSGDIKAEMVTRALENGAGYYLYKPVTCSDFEKLWQHVIKSKVDPKGCEKDMESFCQDSPREKQKSTSRVPVSSSSDYNEGNSRTEVSRKRNEPSREQPGDGKRTRARSAAPKKRRVIWTAELHNHFLDAIEKLGVDKGVPKRILEYMRIPGLTRENVASHLQKYRIFVKKLVENNRYIEPSTVKSLASRAFHSNFATDEPAPMNLPQNFSQRTPKYSFGSFQSGSGDGNFKGLNTQTHSSHLSASMVVAGFQLGQSSITPMNNNNKGLMASTQQPRSTTSVAAGNASSFNHQNIVDIANGNQNTTTIRPSRSILNMSMGGGRSGRGTMQLVHQQNLMRWRNNGQSAGLLNTSTGTIYERGNFQRQNNNAYVANMGTTSTIDSSFVGNSAQPSTLNSTNFTGIQIINDNTNSRGTLHIGPMVSTPSNDNNVDNMDYSFTNMPTSLVTEVPGLVHESPAIQSSYSVIEEPNSDPDYLNSEPSSVAPVEVSNPTPQPPCMNTNGFTVPQDEASFRGGIIPNANHQSISPQEETQVPTVPVAPAPLVQEAQQPEQAGTDEEDPFEGLYDLLRNDSNIGSSLPPLMDNEDFAHYFQDFEQSNIHQGEIYGGKDFLNPDFDTSACEVTNGGNDGISQL; this is translated from the exons ATGGAAGATGATGCTCCGGCAGGTCTTCGTGCAATGGTCGTGGATGACAATACTGCATGTCTTTTTATAACTTCCATTATGCTTCAAAAGTTCAATTACGAAG TGACTGGTGTTCGAGGAGGAAGGGAGGCTTTAAAATTGCTCAAAGAGAAGCCCCGTCATTTCGATCTTGTCATAAGTGATCTTCATATGCCAGAAATGAATGGAATTCAATTACTCCGCCGCATAAAGCGGAAATACGCTACCGTGCCCGTGCTCC TGATGTCTGGAGATATAAAGGCCGAAATGGTGACAAGAGCACTAGAGAACGGTGCTGGTTATTATCTGTACAAGCCTGTGACTTGTTCTGACTTTGAGAAACTATGGCAGCATGTTATTAAAAGCAAGGTAGACCCTAAGGGGTGCGAAAAAGATATGGAAAGTTTTTGTCAAGATTCACCAAGAGAAAAACAGAAGAGTACTAGTAGGGTTCCTGTGTCATCATCATCTGATTATAATGAAGGAAATTCCAGAACTGAAGTATCAAGGAAGAGGAATGAACCTTCAAGAGAACAACCAGGGGATGGTAAAAGAACTCGCGCGCGGTCTGCTGCTCCAAAGAAGCGAAGGGTTATCTGGACTGCTGAATTACACAATCACTTCCTTGATGCCATTGAAAAATTAGGCGTAGACA AGGGTGTGCCAAAGAGAATACTCGAGTATATGAGAATCCCTGGCTTAACCAGAGAAAATGTAGCGAGCCATCTACAG AAATACAGGATATTTGTGAAAAAGCTTGTAGAAAACAACCGATATATCGAGCCAAGTACTGTCAAGTCCTTAGCCAGTAGAGCATTTCACTCTAACTTTGCTACGGATGAGCCTGCGCCGATGAATTTACCACAAAACTTTTCTCAAAGAACACCCAAATACTCATTTGGGTCATTCCAATCGGGATCAGGAGATGGCAACTTTAAGGGTCTCAACACTCAAACCCACAGTTCACATCTTAGTGCTTCTATGGTCGTTGCAGGATTTCAACTTGGTCAATCATCGATCACTCcgatgaacaacaacaacaaaggcTTAATGGCATCGACACAACAACCGAGGTCTACAACTAGTGTTGCTGCTGGAAATGCGTCGTCATTTAATCATCAAAACATTGTTGACATTGCTAATGGAAACCAGAATACCACCACAATTAGGCCATCTCGATCGATTCTAAACATGTCAATGGGAGGCGGAAGAAGTGGTAGGGGCACCATGCAACTAGTTCATCAGCAAAATTTAATGAGGTGGAGAAACAATGGCCAAAGTGCTGGACTACTTAATACCAGCACTGGCACTATCTACGAAAGAGGTAACTTTCAGAGGCAGAATAATAATGCATATGTGGCAAATATGGGAACAACTTCAACCATCGATTCATCATTCGTTGGTAATTCAGCCCAACCCTCTACCCTCAATTCAACCAACTTTACAGGAATTCAGATTATCAATGACAACACCAACTCTCGTGGAACACTACATATTGGTCCTATGGTTAGTACACCCTCAAATGACAACAACGTAGACAACATGGACTATAGCTTCACTAACATGCCAACATCATTAGTAACGGAAGTACCTGGTCTGGTTCATGAATCCCCCGCCATTCAATCATCTTATTCTGTAATTGAAGAACCAAACTCAGACCCTGATTACCTGAACAGCGAACCATCCTCAGTTGCACCAGTGGAAGTTTCTAATCCGACCCCTCAACCACCTTGCATGAATACTAATGGTTTTACTGTTCCTCAAGATGAAGCTTCTTTCAGAGGTGGCATAATTCCGAATGCAAATCATCAATCCATTTCCCCACAAGAAGAAACTCAAGTACCAACTGTACCGGTGGCACCAGCACCATTGGTACAAGAGGCGCAACAACCGGAGCAGGCTGGGACAGACGAAGAAGATCCATTTGAAGGATTATATGATCTACTAAGGAACGATTCTAACATTGGGAGCTCACTTCCTCCTTTAATGGACAATGAGGATTTTGCACATTACTTCCAGGATTTCGAGCAATCTAATATTCATCAG GGAGAAATATATGGTGGGAAGGATTTTCTCAACCCCGACTTCGATACAAGTGCGTGTGAAGTGACTAATGGTGGAAATGACGGGATATCCCAGTTGTAA
- the LOC113272944 gene encoding mavicyanin-like: protein MGFSSKALVFFLVTMMAAASSMAATYDVGDTAGWTTIGDINYDEWASSKTFHAGDTLRFVYNRDYHNVLQVTSSNYESCTTTAPLATYWTGNDAIPIMRDDDHLYFICGIPGHCEMGQKVEIQVAAQAPAISPPLATPPPTSTPSATPPPTSTPSATPPPPSKSSASFLSCSLLVGLVGAATYLIFMH, encoded by the exons ATGGGTTTCAGTAGCAAAGCTTTGGTTTTCTTCCTGGTAACTATGATGGCAGCAGCTTCGTCAATGGCTGCAACTTATGATGTTGGTGATACTGCTGGTTGGACAACCATAGGAGACATCAATTACGATGAGTGGGCTTCTTCCAAGACTTTTCACGCTGGAGACACCCTTC GTTTCGTCTACAATCGAGATTATCACAATGTCTTACAAGTGACATCTTCAAACTATGAATCCTGTACTACAACAGCCCCACTCGCCACCTACTGGACAGGGAACGACGCTATTCCAATCATGAGGGATGATGATCACTTGTATTTCATCTGTGGTATCCCTGGTCACTGTGAAATGGGCCAGAAGGTTGAAATTCAAGTTGCTGCCCAAGCTCCAGCTATTTCACCACCTTTAGCAACTCCGCCACCAACCTCTACACCTTCAGCAACTCCGCCACCAACCTCTACACCTTCAGCAACTCCGCCACCACCCTCTAAATCTTCTGCGTCGTTTCTCTCTTGCAGTCTCCTTGTCGGTTTAGTTGGTGCCgcaacttatcttattttcatgCACTAG